Genomic DNA from Desulfonema ishimotonii:
CGAAACGGGTGGTTTATTTGTGCCGAACGCCCTTACAGGAGGAAATTATTTCCAGTCACTCAGCCCGTAAGCAGACAGTATTTTTTCAAATGCACCTGATTTCCGTAATTCCCGAATTTCGTAATCAAACATTTCCGCATATTTTTCTGCCATCGGATTTTTGGGAGAAAAGGCAATATACATTTTCTGGCCTTCCAGACAGCCTGCCTTTCTGAACTGATTATTCAGATTATTTGTCTTGATGAAGTAATCAAGAGTGAAAGGCTCGTCTAAAACAGCGGTTATTCTGCCCATTGCGAGCCGGTTAAAATTTTTTTCTATCCAGTCCGTACCAAATTCAGGATGAATCAGCATATGGTCATCCCTGTTTTTTTCAATATACGCCTGAACCTCTCCGTCGAAATTATTTCCATGAAGAAATCCCAGCCTTACCTGCTTCAATGAGGCGACGCCTTTATAATTCCATGAATTTTTTTTTCCGGTATAAAAACACCACCCGAGAATTCCGATTTCCTCCTCGGGGAAAATCAGATCCGGGGCCTCACTTTTGGAAGGAGAAAGCAACGCATCCAGTCTGCCTTTGCTGGCCTCTTTGACGGCTCTTGCCCAGGGAAGCGAGTTATATTTTATATCATATCCCTTTTGTCTGAAAATACGGTTAATAATTTCCAACTGATAACCCGGTTTTTCGGTGTTCGGAATTTTCGGATTTTCAGCATCAGAACAGCAGTAGGGGCACCAGTCGTCGAAATTGATATTAATGGTTTCGGCATTTGACGGAGACAGGTGAAACAGTAAAATTATTGTAATCAGGACTGTTTTTTTCATTTTTTATCCTTATCCCGCAATGAACATCGGTAATGTCCGGTACCGCATAGAAAAATTAGCTGCCAGTCTGTGCGGTCGTCATTATTTTTCCGCCGGTGCCTTCTGAGAACAACATCCCGGAATCCGCCCTGAATTTATTTTTATCTGATGATGTCGGCATTTATGCGTTTTCTGAGCCAGGATGCTCAGATCGGAGAATTTTTATGAGAAGTGAATCAGCCGACAGGGAGGGCGGGGCAGGCTGCCGCGCACCTGCCGGGCCATATCGGGAACCCATCCTGTACAGCCAGACAGACACATCGGCGCTTTTATACAAAGCCGTCAGGCAATCTCGACAAGCTTGATTTCAAAGTGCAGGTTCTGACCGGCCAGCTGGTGATTTCCGTCAACCGTAACGTGCGCATCCGCGACTTCGGTGATCGTCAGAATCATGGGCTGTCCCTGGGGCGTCTGGATCTGGAGCTGCATCCCCACCGCCGGCGTCATATCTCCGGGCAGTTTGTCTGCGGGGATCTGGCCGATCAGCTCTTCCCGGCGCAGACCATACCCGTTTTCAGGCGGAATGCTGACATTGACAGACTCTCCCACGGCCAGCCCCACAACCGCATCTTCAAACATCGGAAGCAACTGGCCCTGACCGATGGTGAACGCCATCGGCTCCCGGTCAACAGAAGAGTCAAATTTTGAACCGTCATCCAGTGTGCCGGTATAATGAACCTTTACGCTGTCTCCGCTTTTAGCGTTTGCCATCATTTCTCCTTTTCATTCATCAGTGTGTTAAAAAAATGGCAGCGGATCAGACCTGCTGACGGCCCCTGTGTCAGGCTGATAGTTCCGGTCTTCCGTATCTGGTATCAACGGATTTAACCCACTGCCAGAAAAATAAGGATAAGAAGCTGTTTTAAAAATACCGGCGGATCGGAAACGGAGTACGAAAATTAAGGCCGGAGGCCGGTTTTTTGCAAATTTTGCAAAAGATCGCCCCCTTCGGGGGCTTAACTTTTGCACTCCGAAAAGCCGGGTTCCTGATTTTTAAAACAGCTTCTAATTTCCGTCCTGTAACGTATAAAGAAGAAACGATCCCGGACAGATTTCTGAACCCCTATCAGCTTTTCCCTGTATTTACCAGTGTTCATTTTTTTGAGAATCGTCCATCATCCCGGATGGTTCCGGTCTGGCCTGCCTTTGTTTCAAACCACCCGCTGCGCGCCCCCTGCCGCATGTCAAATGCAGGAACATAGGGTTTGATGTCCAGCAGCGGCGCGCCGTCCAGTATGTCCACGTCTTTAATATAAAGGGCGTGGTCAGCGATCCGGGACAGGCGCACCACCGACAGACCGATGGAATTGGGGCGCGACGGGGCACGGGTGGCAAAAAGTCCCCGCTCGGTATTGTCCAGAAAAGGTCTGACCTTCAGCCGGAAGGGGGCGGACAAATGGCAGTGATAGAGCAGGATCAGGTGGGAAAATCCCTCCAGATCTTCCAGGCCTGCCCGGTATTTTGGAAAGATTTCCGCCACAGCCTCCGCATCCGTGCCGCCGGTCGGCTGAATCGGGGTGCCTTCAGGTGTTTTAAACGGGGTGCGGATGACGCCGATGGGGTGATATTCAATGGGGCTTTGCATCTTCTTTTTTCTCCTGTCCCGCCACGCTATCTGATGGCAAGCGTCTCGCCCAGGCGCGGGACCGTTACATTGTAGCCATCCTGTTTCAGGCAGTCGGCAAACGAAAGGGTCTGCTCCTCTTCGCCGTGAACCAGGGCGATCCTTTTTATGTTCAGGTCGGACTGTTTCAGAAAGCGGCGCATCTCTTCCCGGTCGGCATGGCCGCTGAACCCGCCGATTTTCGCCACATGGGCTTTGAGCGGGTATTCCTTGTTCAGAAACCTCAGCATGGGCGGCGGACCGGTTCTGCCGGAGGCCTCATAGGCCTCGCCCTTTTCCAGAATCCGGTGGCCCAGGGTATTCTGAGCCATATAGCCCACGATCAGAATGGTATTTTTCGGGTTGTGGATTTTGTAGCGCAGGTGGTGGAGAATGCGCCCGGCCTCGCACATGCCGGAGGAGGCGATGACGACGTGGGGCAGGGATTGCTTCATCAGGTCTATCGACTCCTCAACGGACCCGATAAAGCGGATCTGTTTGAACATAAACGGATTTTTGCCATTTCTGAGAAAAATATCCTGCGTTTCCCGGTCATAGACTTCGGGGTGTTCGCCAAAGACCCGGGTCAGATTGGTGGCCAGGGGGCTGTCAACGTAGACGGGAATCCGGGGCACTTCGCCGCTGTCATAGAGTTTGTGCAGCACGTAAATCAGCTCCTGGGTCCGCCCGAAGGCGAAGGAGGGGATGAGTACAGCGCCCTGCCTGCGACAGGTATCGAGCATCACCTGCTTCAGGCGGTCCTTCAGATCCTCAACCGGTTCATGGCGGCGGTTGCCGTAAGTGCTTTCCATGATCATCAGGTCCACGTTCCGGTCTGCCACGTTGAAATTCAGGGTCGGGTCTCTGAGGATCGGCTTGCCGAATCTCCCGATATCGCCGGTATAGCAGATGGTAAAGGTGCGCCCGTTTTCCCTGGCCCGGACGAAGGTCAGGGCCGACCCCAGAATATGCCCGGCCTCGTAAAAGGTGCAGGACATCTCTTTGCCGATGGTCACGGGATGGCCGTAGGGGTAGCTGTCAAAAAAACCGAGGGCGTTTTCCGCTTCGGCAAGCGTGTACAGGGGCTGAATGCTTTTCAGATGATATCTGGCCATGAGGTCGTTAATGGATTCGACATTCAACTGATGCCGGTCCTTTTTCAGGAGCTTTTTAATGTCGTTCAGCTCCCGTTTGCTCACCTTTTTGCTGCTTTTCCCCCTGTTGTTTTTTCCGTTTGTGAGGATCGATGCCCTGAACCGGGCAAGGGAGGATCGGACGGTCTTATAGTTCAGATAATTGGCATCCGATTCCTGGATATGGGCGCTGTCGGGCAACAGGTATTCGCACGCATCGGCAGTGGCGCGGGTGCAGATAACGCGCCCGTGAAATTCTTTGCGGGTCAGCATGGGAATGCGGCCTGAATGGTCAATGTGGGCGTGGGAAAGCAGCATGTTGGTGATGATTTTCGGGTCAAAGGGGAGGACTCTGTTTTTCTGGTTACTCTCCCTGCGGTGGCCCTGAAACAGGCCGCAATCGAGCAGAATCCGGTCGTTTTCCGTACTCAGCAGGTGCATGGAGCCGGTCACTTCACGCACTGCGCCGTAAAATGTTACGTGCATAGGGTCTGACACTCCTCTGATAGTCATTTGGGCGGGGAATCGCCCTCTCTTTCTGGGTGTTCACAAAATCGGGCGTTCAGGGGGCCTCTGCGGGGCACTGCCTGCAAGGGAACCCTGAACGCCGAACTCTCAGGTTTCAAAGCGGATGAGTTTGTAAAAAGGTCTGAAAAACCGTCATTTCCGTGAAAGCGGTCAGAACACTACCCGCCGTAAAGCGCTTTGACCTGCTCCCGGTCAACGGAGCCGTCCGCCTTTTCCGGCAGACTCTCCGCGAACACCACATACCGGGGTTTTTTGTAGCGCGCAATGCGGGCCGCCACAAATTCCACCAGCTCCGCTTCCCCCAGGGCCGTTCCGGGGCGGAGTACGCAGACCGCCTTGATGCCTTCCCCGAACTG
This window encodes:
- a CDS encoding substrate-binding periplasmic protein; protein product: MKKTVLITIILLFHLSPSNAETININFDDWCPYCCSDAENPKIPNTEKPGYQLEIINRIFRQKGYDIKYNSLPWARAVKEASKGRLDALLSPSKSEAPDLIFPEEEIGILGWCFYTGKKNSWNYKGVASLKQVRLGFLHGNNFDGEVQAYIEKNRDDHMLIHPEFGTDWIEKNFNRLAMGRITAVLDEPFTLDYFIKTNNLNNQFRKAGCLEGQKMYIAFSPKNPMAEKYAEMFDYEIRELRKSGAFEKILSAYGLSDWK
- a CDS encoding FKBP-type peptidyl-prolyl cis-trans isomerase — translated: MMANAKSGDSVKVHYTGTLDDGSKFDSSVDREPMAFTIGQGQLLPMFEDAVVGLAVGESVNVSIPPENGYGLRREELIGQIPADKLPGDMTPAVGMQLQIQTPQGQPMILTITEVADAHVTVDGNHQLAGQNLHFEIKLVEIA
- the tsaA gene encoding tRNA (N6-threonylcarbamoyladenosine(37)-N6)-methyltransferase TrmO → MQSPIEYHPIGVIRTPFKTPEGTPIQPTGGTDAEAVAEIFPKYRAGLEDLEGFSHLILLYHCHLSAPFRLKVRPFLDNTERGLFATRAPSRPNSIGLSVVRLSRIADHALYIKDVDILDGAPLLDIKPYVPAFDMRQGARSGWFETKAGQTGTIRDDGRFSKK
- a CDS encoding MBL fold metallo-hydrolase RNA specificity domain-containing protein — protein: MHVTFYGAVREVTGSMHLLSTENDRILLDCGLFQGHRRESNQKNRVLPFDPKIITNMLLSHAHIDHSGRIPMLTRKEFHGRVICTRATADACEYLLPDSAHIQESDANYLNYKTVRSSLARFRASILTNGKNNRGKSSKKVSKRELNDIKKLLKKDRHQLNVESINDLMARYHLKSIQPLYTLAEAENALGFFDSYPYGHPVTIGKEMSCTFYEAGHILGSALTFVRARENGRTFTICYTGDIGRFGKPILRDPTLNFNVADRNVDLMIMESTYGNRRHEPVEDLKDRLKQVMLDTCRRQGAVLIPSFAFGRTQELIYVLHKLYDSGEVPRIPVYVDSPLATNLTRVFGEHPEVYDRETQDIFLRNGKNPFMFKQIRFIGSVEESIDLMKQSLPHVVIASSGMCEAGRILHHLRYKIHNPKNTILIVGYMAQNTLGHRILEKGEAYEASGRTGPPPMLRFLNKEYPLKAHVAKIGGFSGHADREEMRRFLKQSDLNIKRIALVHGEEEQTLSFADCLKQDGYNVTVPRLGETLAIR